In Littorina saxatilis isolate snail1 linkage group LG8, US_GU_Lsax_2.0, whole genome shotgun sequence, a single genomic region encodes these proteins:
- the LOC138974530 gene encoding G-protein coupled receptor GRL101-like, with product MSFRVILGLDYCGDGRLPNLINILCEKPTSRLAPLEPIILPNDTTAWPKDGAYIRCPLHHYTHLFLACDVTSVCWKHGGSPRCESSVTPLPPSFTCTNQIERVPYTLVCDHRADCIDRSDEDFCSFAPCRTGHYSCDNGQCIPREKECNGWADCYNSNDETLCEFRWPDQPSPPQGLVSLSDSGLVVQPIDVSPATHSTRTCPDTHFQCPNDGFCQPLMFRCNGLYDCPGREDEADCDSYTCPGFYRCRASSVCLLQSQLCDGRAHCPQHDDELLCNLTCPRSCQCRGMAFFCTSIFTASAHPQLRFLDASGSFMTPEHLRDNLMLIHLSLARCNLTVLTQLAFPNLLSLDVSDNRVSSTSSVPLSGVPRLRELSLAGNPLVHVFEDDGELSLNSKVWELDLSRVALHVLNASILSAFPNLHVLNLSHSGVERAPDEGFGATRHLRVIDLRGCPLTWFPPELFRGLSDLRTVYADSFKMCCPVLLPTDFNVRNCIAPSDEISSCEDLLQSGGYRLFVFLLAVLAVLGNAVSFVFRTVTSRRGTKVGYGNFVTHLSMSDFLMGVYLAIIGVADRVYQGAYLWNEVAWKHSVPCQLAGFLSLVSNEVSAFLMCLITLDRFLVLRFPFSRIHFSPQSAHAASAVAWLCGVIMAAIPLLPATAHWHFYSQTGICIPLPITRSEFAGHGYSFSIIIVLNFVLFLFICAGQVSIYWSIRANSMSTSNSTKINKDLVIARRLITVAMSDFLCWFPIGLLGLLASSDVAIPGEVNVAVAIFVLPLNSTVNPCLYTLNVIMEKRRLAREDRLRKSLLSHVNTPF from the exons ATGTCGTTCAGAGTTATTCTAGGTTTGGATTATTGCGGGGATGGAAGGCTTCCCAACCTCATCAACATTTTGTGTGAGAAGCCAACCTCAAGACTAGCCCCTCTGGAACCGATCATACTTCCAAATGACACCACCGCCTGGCCCAAGGACGGTGCTTACATCCGGTGTCCCCTTCATCACTACACCCACCTCTTTCTAGCCTGTGACGTCACCAGTGTCTGCTGGAAGCACGGGGGTTCCCCACGCTGCGAGTCTTCAGTGACACCACTTCCGCCGTCTTTCACGTGCACCAACCAGATTGAGCGCGTGCCTTACACGCTGGTTTGTGACCACCGCGCTGACTGCATTGACCGGAGCGACGAAGACTTCTGCAGCTTTGCACCATGTCGCACTGGACACTACTCCTGTGACAACGGCCAG TGCATCCCGAGAGAGAAGGAGTGTAACGGGTGGGCAGACTGTTACAACAGTAACGACGAGACTCTGTGTGAGTTCAGGTGGCCAGACCAACCCAGCCCGCCCCAGGGTCTCGTCTCCCTGTCCGACTCGGGCCTTGTTGTCCAGCCTATCGACGTCTCTCCCGCTACACATTCAACCAGGACTTGTCCCGACACACATTTCCAATGTCCGAATGACGGCTTCTGTCAGCCGTTGATGTTCCGTTGTAACGGCCTGTACGACTGCCCGGGGCGGGAGGACGAGGCGGACTGTGACAGCTACACCTGCCCGGGCTTCTACCGCTGTCGCGCTTCCTCCGTCTGTCTGCTCCAGTCTCAGCTGTGTGACGGTCGCGCTCACTGCCCGCAGCATGACGACGAGCTGCTGTGCAACCTGACGTGTCCTCGCTCATGTCAGTGCAGAGGCATGGCTTTCTTCTGCACCAGCATCTTCACGGCGTCTGCACACCCACAACTCCGCTTTCTGGACGCGAGCGGTAGTTTCATGACTCCTGAACACCTGCGAGACAACCTCATGCTGATCCATCTCAGTCTCGCTCGCTGCAACCTGACCGTCCTGACTCAACTCGCCTTTCCGAATCTGTTGAGTCTGGACGTCAGTGACAACCGCGTCAGCAGCACTAGCAGTGTACCTTTAAGTGGAGTTCCTCGCCTGCGAGAGCTGTCCCTAGCCGGCAATCCATTGGTCCACGTGTTTGAAGACGACGGGGAGCTGAGTCTGAATAGTAAAGTGTGGGAGTTAGATCTGTCGCGCGTTGCGCTGCACGTGCTCAATGCCAGCATACTCTCGGCTTTCCCTAACCTACATGTCCTCAACCTGTCCCACAGCGGGGTGGAGCGTGCCCCCGATGAAGGCTTCGGTGCCACGAGACATCTGCGTGTGATAGACCTGCGGGGATGCCCCTTGACCTGGTTCCCACCCGAGCTGTTTCGAGGCCTCAGTGATCTGCGCACCGTCTATGCAGACAGCTTTAAAATGTGTTGCCCCGTGCTCCTCCCCACAGATTTCAACGTGCGTAACTGTATTGCACCCTCGGATGAGATCTCGTCGTGTGAAGACTTGCTGCAGAGTGGAGGATACAGACTGTTCGTCTTCCTCTTGGCTGTCCTGGCGGTTCTCGGCAACGCTGTAAGCTTCGTGTTCAGGACCGTCACTTCTCGGCGAGGAACCAAAGTAGGTTACGGGAACTTTGTGACACACCTGTCTATGTCTGATTTCCTGATGGGTGTCTATCTGGCCATCATCGGGGTGGCGGACCGGGTGTACCAGGGTGCCTACCTCTGGAATGAGGTGGCTTGGAAGCACAGTGTTCCCTGTCAGCTTGCAGGCTTTCTGTCACTGGTGTCCAATGAGGTGTCAGCCTTCCTCATGTGCCTCATCACCTTGGATCGTTTTCTGGTTCTTCGCTTTCCCTTCAGCCGCATTCATTTCAGTCCGCAGTCCGCTCATGCAGCTTCGGCCGTGGCATGGCTGTGTGGCGTGATTATGGCTGCCATCCCTTTGTTGCCTGCCACAGCTCACTGGCACTTCTACAGCCAGACAGGGATCTGTATCCCACTTCCCATCACCAGGAGCGAGTTTGCTGGCCACGGCTATTCCTTCAGCATCATCATTGTGCTCAACTTCGTCCTGTTCCTCTTTATCTGTGCCGGCCAAGTGAGCATTTACTGGTCCATCCGCGCCAACTCCATGTCTACGTCTAACAGCACCAAAATTAACAAGGACCTGGTCATCGCACGCCGACTGATCACCGTAGCCATGAGTGACTTCCTCTGCTGGTTTCCCATCGGCTTGCTCGGCTTGCTAGCGTCCAGTGACGTGGCCATTCCTGGCGAGGTCAACGTGGCCGTGGCCATTTTTGTGCTGCCTCTCAACTCCACCGTCAACCCCTGTCTCTACACTCTCAACGTGATCATGGAGAAACGCAGGCTGGCCCGCGAAGACAGATTGCGTAAATCGCTGCTTTCACATGTCAACACTCCCTTCTGA
- the LOC138972199 gene encoding enolase-phosphatase E1-like, with translation MNVTEVTCTAYNSEIPSLTTSAAYTPPAANLNQNEGLSLASVAGGVVAALVIGTIIVVVIIIVKRKRSSKSSTAERNEEFVEYTNDLYDSTGEMDSSSSEVHNLTRPTPTASAENTNSLQNSEESTNPEEAHVNTGPAASTNPNGDVYAQVAKKRKNETRDLQAKQSQNNPNKTYPQVQKKQKGENPSGQAEAPAQKANDNGKHKSDKEEPDRSAGLSKSADSTEYVNCPRESMGENSGAVYMNMAQASSSDVEKEKTQVSETDDEYNKLHVTNIDAQEAKSTYNHLGDV, from the exons ATGAACGTAACAGAAGTTACGTGCACGGCTTACAATTCAGAAATTCCGTCATTGACAACATCCGCTGCATACACGCCTCCTGCTGCAA ATCTTAACCAAAATGAAGGTTTATCGCTGGCATCCGTGGCGGGAGGAGTGGTCGCTGCACTTGTCATCGGCACTATCATCGTCGTTGTCATCATTATTGTCAAACGGAAAC GATCGTCAAAATCATCGACAGCAGAACGAAACGAAG AATTCGTAGAATACACCAACGACTTGTACGACAGCACaggagagatggactcatcaaGTAGCGAAGTGCACAATTTAACACGCCCAACTCCAACAGCATCGGCGGAGAATACCAACAGTCTGCAGAACTCTGAGGAATCCACAAACCCAGAAGAGGCTCACGTGAACACAGGCCCAGCAGCCTCAACGAATCCTAACGGTGACGTGTATGCTCAAGTggcaaagaaaaggaaaaacgaAACTCGAGATTTGCAGGCTAAGCAATCGCAAAACAATCCCAACAAAACGTATCCTCAAGTGCAGAAGAAACAAAAGGGAGAGAATCCGTCTGGCCAAGCTGAAGCTCCCGCACAAAAAGCAAACGACAACGGAAAACATAAGTCAGATAAGGAAGAGCCTGACCGATCGGCTGGACTGTCCAAGTCAG CCGATAGCACCGAATATGTCAACTGCCCGAGGGAGTCAATGGGAGAGAACTCTGGAGCTGTTTACATGAACATGGCGCAGGCGTCTTCTTCTGATGTGGAAAAG GAAAAAACACAAGTGTCAGAAACTGATGACGAGTACAACAAACTACATGTTACGAACATTGATGCACAGGAAGCCAAATCTACCTACAACCATCTTGGAGACGTTTGA
- the LOC138974532 gene encoding uncharacterized protein, which yields MQVHTILSVVAAYYAIQGCVNGELEVVRKNMTIRCAGLYSSQNMFWLVTPDNSWANATIIAACAFCPHGGPCPACTLLNTEFSVTRSGHFSDLRIVSGAHQKNGSRLICTKQDFATFDHCKIRVNNYNLPQCKLGTLEISEVQPETSILCEGLQSAENVIWMITNTTGSSVQPALCGTRSVDYACNVTNTDTFYASRNVSVSQLTITNSIRETLDNRTVACIRRDRSKSDSCRIRVVHPAETSNRMASLRGWDLIGTVHINKVYDSYNTISCSWALTGPLSPIILQTKPRLSETVVSDGKKYYTGTCNVSVGLSASEGLYQLSVTVLPGGASLLVGNVSVEKPGTPLLEAQTCPVIVAEGSSLECKCHHADTEQGSPPAFVSWLKDDNSSVLNISNVNKGLNGTDYTCRSVWGPTAALTQIVNYTLLVAYGPTSANVTSQKNLAYITETLTLTCTSDEVYPSANFSWSVPCVTLNLTSLVSTCEVSTGTLIQVTEVTCTAYNSEIPSLTTSAAYTPPAASE from the exons ATGCAAGTACATACCATCTTGTCCGTCGTTGCAGCTTATTACGCGATTCAAGGCTGCGTAAATGGCGAACTGGAGGTTGTTCGGAAGAACATGACTATACGATGTGCTGGGCTGTATTCATCGCAGAATATGTTCTGGTTGGTCACACCGGACAACAGTTGGGCCAATGCAACCATCATTGCAGCGTGTGCATTTTGTCCACATGGAGGTCCGTGTCCTGCGTGCACCCTGCTAAATACTGAGTTCAGCGTGACGCGGTCTGGGCATTTCAGTGACTTGCGGATTGTCTCTGGTGCACATCAGAAGAACGGCTCTAGGTTGATATGTACAAAACAGGATTTTGCCACATTCGATCACTGCAAGATTCGAGTGAACA ATTACAACTTGCCACAGTGTAAGCTCGGAACACTGGAAATATCCGAAGTACAGCCAGAAACATCAATACTGTGTGAGGGACTGCAATCTGCAGAAAACGTTATTTGGATGATCACGAACACCACAGGATCTTCAGTACAGCCCGCATTGTGTGGGACTCGAAGCGTTGACTACGCGTGCAATGTTACGAATACAGATACATTCTATGCTTCGCGGAATGTGTCTGTGAGCCAGCTGACCATCACGAATTCCATCAGAGAGACGTTGGACAACAGAACTGTAGCCTGCATTAGACGTGATCGATCCAAGAGTGATTCCTGTAGGATTCGTGTTGTCC ATCCCGCTGAAACGAGCAACCGAATGGCCTCACTGCGTGGCTGGGATCTTATCGGAACTGTTCATATCAACAAGGTTTATGATTCGTACAACACTATCAGCTGCTCCTGGGCTTTGACGGGTCCGCTTTCT CCAATCATCTTACAAACAAAGCCAAGATTGTCCGAGACTGTGGTAAGCGATGGGAAGAAATACTACACTGGGACTTGCAACGTGTCTGTGGGGTTGAGTGCATCAGAGGGACTGTATCAGCTGTCTGTGACCGTACTGCCTGGAGGTGCATCACTGCTTGTTGGCAATGTGTCCGTAG AGAAACCTGGAACGCCACTTCTGGAGGCGCAGACATGTCCTGTCATCGTAGCTGAAGGATCAAGTCTGGAATGCAAATGTCATCACGCAGACACTGAACAGGGGTCACCACCGGCCTTTGTGTCCTGGCTCAAAGATGACAATTCGTCAGTGCTGAACATCAGCAACGTCAACAAAGGGCTGAATGGAACTGACTACACTTGCCGCTCTGTGTGGGGACCGACGGCCGCTCTGACTCAAATTGTCAACTATACTCTTCTTGTTGCTT ATGGACCAACCTCTGCGAATGTGACTTCGCAGAAAAACCTTGCCTATATCACAGAAACTTTAACCTTGACCTGCACATCAGATGAAGTTTACCCCTCAGCCAATTTCAGCTGGAGTGTTCCGTGTGTGACCTTGAACCTGACCTCTCTTGTCAGCACATGCGAAGTGTCAACAGGAACATTGATACAAGTAACAGAAGTTACGTGCACGGCTTACAATTCAGAAATTCCGTCATTGACAACATCCGCTGCATACACGCCTCCTGCTGCAAGTGAGTAG